TGTAATCCGGCCGGCAGCCAGAGCCTTTGCCTCTGCGAATGTTATGTCGCCGTCCGGCGGAGGTTCGACCGGCTCGAAGAAATCCGCGCCGCGCCTTATCACGGCCTCTAGCGTCGAGCGCACATTGCCGTGACAGTGCACATGACACAGCGCTCCCGCATCGTGGATTCGCGAGATCAGGTCCGCCTCGAACGGTTGCACCAGTTCGTCGTATAGCCTCGGGGACCCCATGGGAGGGGTAAGCCATTCGCATCCGCCCATCCACACGCATTCAATTGACCGGTCGGCGAGCAGCACCTCGAGCACGCTGGCAATTCTTCGATGACACTCAGCGGTTAGCTCGCGAATCAGGTCCAGCTCAGTCGCGCACAGCTCCAGGAAATACTGATACGACATCAGCCCTGCCACGCAGACGAAGGGCGAAGAGATATCAGTCCAGAGCGCTCCCCTTGCTTGGAAATCGCTCGGTAGGCGTGCAAGGTCAGGAGGCGCAAGGCCGTGTGGCAATTCCCATGGGATAGATCGGATCTGGTCCAGGTCCCGCAGGGATTCCACCGGGTACTTATTGAATCTCGCGTAATAGGTTTGATTTCTTGGTGCAGCTATGATATGCTGTAGGCATGAAAGCGCACATTGGCGGCCGACGAAACTTTGCCGGTTTGGAGAAGCGCAGGTTGAAGGCGGCCCGGCTGTTTGCGAAGG
This region of Armatimonadota bacterium genomic DNA includes:
- a CDS encoding uroporphyrinogen decarboxylase family protein; its protein translation is PSQTAGPPSTCASPNRQSFVGRQCALSCLQHIIAAPRNQTYYARFNKYPVESLRDLDQIRSIPWELPHGLAPPDLARLPSDFQARGALWTDISSPFVCVAGLMSYQYFLELCATELDLIRELTAECHRRIASVLEVLLADRSIECVWMGGCEWLTPPMGSPRLYDELVQPFEADLISRIHDAGALCHVHCHGNVRSTLEAVIRRGADFFEPVEPPPDGDITFAEAKALAAGRITLGGNVEARVLENESVDAVEAATRAAFEGGKERMVLKPSASPIGKIGPSMLANYHRMFDVWEECSPL